A single window of Eucalyptus grandis isolate ANBG69807.140 chromosome 1, ASM1654582v1, whole genome shotgun sequence DNA harbors:
- the LOC104448451 gene encoding protein SRC2 homolog — translation MASRYELEVTVSSAKDLKNVNWRQGPTRPYAVLWVDPSKKCSTRVDEENDTSPVWDQTLVIPLPPGPIEDATLYIDVVHAGSEEDTKPLIGSARLKLRDVLDDAGFGEALKRGLQLKRPSGRPHGKVEVKVCVREPRYRAPDPYHASPYGVPPATREYAPPATREYASPAYGNPYAAPQRDPYYAAAPPAGGYAYGAYNAPPPQPQYGQPSYGQAPQYGYGGEPAYGQYGQPEEEKKKSKFGGWGWGRGWPWARWPGRSVGSP, via the coding sequence ATGGCGTCCCGCTACGAGCTGGAGGTGACCGTGTCGTCGGCCAAGGACCTCAAGAACGTGAACTGGCGCCAGGGACCGACCCGACCCTACGCCGTCCTCTGGGTCGACCCGAGCAAAAAGTGCTCCACCCGGGTCGACGAGGAGAACGACACGTCCCCGGTGTGGGACCAGACCCTCGTCATCCCCTTGCCCCCCGGCCCCATCGAGGACGCCACCCTCTACATCGACGTCGTCCACGCCGGCTCCGAGGAGGACACCAAGCCCCTCATCGGCTCCGCCCGCCTCAAGCTCCGCGACGTCCTCGACGACGCCGGCTTCGGCGAGGCCCTCAAGCGCGGCCTCCAGCTGAAGCGCCCCTCCGGCCGCCCCCACGGCAAGGTCGAGGTCAAGGTCTGCGTCCGGGAGCCGCGCTACCGCGCCCCCGACCCGTACCACGCGTCCCCCTACGGCGTCCCCCCGGCGACGAGGGAGTACGCCCCGCCGGCGACGAGGGAGTACGCCTCGCCGGCGTACGGCAACCCCTACGCCGCCCCGCAGCGTGACCCGTACTACGCGGCGGCGCCCCCGGCCGGCGGCTACGCCTACGGGGCGTACAacgcgccgccgccgcagccgcagTACGGGCAGCCGAGCTACGGGCAGGCGCCGCAGTACGGGTACGGCGGGGAGCCGGCGTACGGGCAGTACGGGCAgccggaggaggagaagaagaagagcaagttCGGGGGATGGGGATGGGGACGGGGCTGGCCGTGGGCGCGGTGGCCGGGGCGATCGGTGGGATCGCCCTGA
- the LOC104448462 gene encoding UPF0496 protein At3g49070 produces the protein MTGRIVARIKRLLPSCGTAPEALGPEAGLDLREEYANAFRTESYNDFWARVLALSDDNPPPRDPAGSTAAARLPSYRLFVEHLLEPDQPAVIRILDLARIRPAQKSLLAEYFSETAKASVLCGALLKHVDRTRVQYRSVKSALRSLGNSQFGSLNQFPNIVTRLTEFLNCESPLTSSSSSSTAQMESTQAGCAVLLSRLESSRSKAKAKLKTIDRLQHGSAMFLIVVTGSLAIIILSHGLAMLVAAPAVAAASFEMAPAKGLRKVLAQLDAAAKGTYTLKRDMDTISRLVARINDELEHMRTMVRFWLDRGDDKIQAGGKVTLGENECNFAQQLDELEEHLYLCFMTVNRARNLVVKELLDPS, from the exons ATGACGGGCAGAATCGTGGCACGCATCAAAAGATTACTTCCGAGCTGTG GCACGGCCCCCGAAGCCCTAGGCCCAGAAGCCGGCTTGGACTTGCGCGAAGAATATGCCAACGCCTTCCGCACGGAATCCTACAACGATTTCTGGGCACGCGTCCTCGCCCTTTCCGACGACAATCCTCCCCCGCGCGACCCCGCCGGGTCGACCGCCGCCGCTCGCCTCCCCTCCTACCGCCTCTTCGTCGAGCATCTCCTGGAGCCGGACCAGCCCGCCGTCATACGGATCCTCGACCTGGCCCGTATCCGGCCCGCGCAGAAGTCCCTGTTGGCCGAGTACTTCTCCGAAACCGCCAAGGCCTCCGTCCTCTGCGGCGCCTTGCTGAAGCACGTCGACCGGACGCGGGTCCAATACCGCTCCGTCAAATCGGCCCTTCGGTCTCTCGGCAACTCCCAATTCGGATCGTTGAACCAATTCCCCAACATCGTAACCCGCCTGACCGAATTCTTGAATTGCGAGAGCCCGTTAacctcgtcttcttcttcttcgactgCCCAAATGGAATCCACCCAAGCCGGTTGTGCCGTGCTGTTGAGCCGGCTCGAGTCGAGCCGTAGCAAAGCGAAAGCCAAGCTCAAGACCATCGACAGGCTCCAGCATGGCTCGGCTATGTTCCTTATAGTCGTGACCGGCTCATTGGCTATAATCATCCTGTCTCATGGCCTCGCGATGCTGGTGGCTGCGCCGGCCGTAGCGGCCGCTTCGTTCGAAATGGCTCCGGCCAAGGGCTTGAGAAAAGTGTTGGCTCAGCTGGACGCGGCTGCCAAAGGGACTTACACATTGAAGAGGGACATGGACACGATTAGCCGGCTCGTGGCTCGGATCAACGACGAGCTTGAGCACATGCGCACGATGGTTCGGTTTTGGCTCGACCGAGGAGACGACAAGATCCAGGCCGGCGGGAAGGTGACCCTCGGCGAAAACGAGTGCAACTTCGCACAGCAGCTTGATGAACTAGAGGAGCACTTGTACTTGTGTTTCATGACCGTCAACAGGGCACGAAATCTCGTTGTGAAGGAGCTTTTGGATCCAAGTTAA